The following proteins come from a genomic window of Bactrocera tryoni isolate S06 chromosome 1, CSIRO_BtryS06_freeze2, whole genome shotgun sequence:
- the LOC120766636 gene encoding 28S ribosomal protein S18c, mitochondrial — MLQFARIAVRSVASSHQAVVTPLLNSAITRRNFCAPVENKDQPIDIPNPFEKERRVCILCKHNIVPEYKNVKLLSQFQSPYTGRIYGRHITGLCKQKQEQVEKAIIRAQNCAMMPTYHKEMDFMQDPRLFDPEKPIRPHKY; from the exons ATGTTACAATTTGCTAGAATTGCTGTACGAAGTG TTGCTAGCAGCCACCAGGCGGTCGTAACCCCACTTTTAAACAGTGCAATAACTCGGCGAAATTTTTGTGCACCTGTGGAAAATAAGGATCAGCCCATCGATATACCCAACCCTTTCGAGAAAGAGCGCCGTGTGTGCATTCTTTGCAAACACAATATAGTaccagagtataaaaatgtgaagTTGCTATCCCAGTTCCAGTCTCCTTACACAGGTCGTATTTATGGCCGACATATAACTGGGttgtgtaaacaaaaacaagaacaagtaGAGAAAGCAATTATTCGTGCACAAAATTGTGCTATGATGCCGACATACCACAAGGAAATGGACTTTATGCAAGATCCGCGTTTGTTTGATCCTGAAAAGCCAATACGCCCACATAAATACTAA
- the LOC120779257 gene encoding RING finger protein 37, producing MSLINFLNSKLKPSVECEALCEDGYSANNLIADDAEQLSRGFLAYAVSKPPVEIVFDFPKAVEVKVIKLWNSNGALRSTAFELHGKFEGIWERVAYARDLAEGVDSVTFCYQSDYNSRSNAESAATQAQSKKTFFFKTAHRLLSNASSLKIIICASKRCPPVLRKIEVWGLPSRSLEKADRELVKTIWSEIVNPHGFQTTEERNRRSPTRSIPELNEYSTLKIPEEFLDEITWELMIFPTVLPSGKIVDQSTIDKHSEVEAKWGRLPSDPFTGLEFTSQRKAILNLALKARIEKFLMENSEHFKTVPRSLGSSFVRRSKNRHASQFASFCQRHSSSIGTYSSLSAAFYKSSSQASATATSSSIPPPKRPRLSDNTTYRLETSLTSTTTHTTSSTPLSLSSKSMPFSVAASSALSTASSTPIPTGINHAIQQALKNVTRYTCPPAETKPATCISCQTEHFSYEIVTCGHLVCRACLVQLTKDEMCTCKASFRTVDVERYHKL from the exons ATGAGCTTAATTAATTTCCTGAATTCCAAATTAAAGCCTTCCGTAGAATGCGAAGCTCTATGTGAAGATGGTTATTCTGCAAACAATTTGATTGCAGACGATGCAGAACAACTTTCACGAGGCTTCCTGGCCTATGCCGTTTCTAAACCCCCTGTGGAGATTGTATTTGACTTCCCCAAAGCTGTTGAAGTGAAGGTAATCAAGTTATGGAATAGCAATGGTGCTTTACGTTCGACAGCTTTTGAGCTACATGGCAAGTTCGAGGGTATTTGGGAACGTGTTGCCTATGCTCGTGACCTTGCTGAGGGCGTCGACTCTGTAACGTTTTGCTATCAAAGTGATTATAATTCCCGTAGTAATGCGGAAAGTGCGGCTACTCAAgcacaaagcaaaaaaacatttttctttaagaCAGCGCATCGTTTACTGTCCAACGCTAGtagtttgaaaataataatttgtgctTCAAAGCGATGTCCACCAGTGCTGCGAAAAATCGAAGTATGGGGCTTGCCTTCTCGATCATTGGAGAAAGCCGATCGTGAACTTGTTAAAACAATCTGGAGTGAGATAGTCAATCCACATGGTTTTCAAACGACAGAAGAGAGAAATCGTCGCTCACCAACGCGTAGCATACCAGAATTAAATGAGTACTCAACTTTGAAAATACCAGAAGAGTTTCTCGATGAGATCACCTGGGAGCTAATG attttccCTACTGTACTTCCCtcaggtaaaattgtggaccaATCCACAATAGATAAGCATTCTGAAGTGGAAGCTAAATGGGGCCGTCTGCCATCGGATCCTTTTACTGGCCTTGAATTTACCTCACAACGCAAAGCAATTCTCAACCTTGCCCTTAAGGCACGCATAGAAAAGTTCCTTATGGAAAATTCCGAGCACTTTAAAACAGTGCCACGTTCTTTAGGGAGTTCCTTTGTTCGGCGCAGCAAAAATCGACATGCCTCACAGTTTGCAAGCTTTTGCCAACGTCACAGTTCTAGTATCGGTACTTACTCATCATTATCGGCGGCATTTTACAAGTCTTCTTCTCAAGCTTCCGCCACAGCTACATCATCATCAATACCGCCGCCAAAACGGCCCAGACTTAGTGATAACACCACATATCGACTGGAAACATCCCTTACTTCTACAACAACGCACACCACTTCCAGTACTCCATTATCACTTTCCTCAAAGTCAATGCCATTTTCTGTGGCCGCTTCATCAGCCTTATCGACAGCATCTTCCACTCCAATTCCGACAGGCATTAATCACGCCATTCAACAAGCATTGAAAAATGTTACACGCTATACATGTCCGCCCGCAGAAACGAAACCAGCCACATGTATAAGCTGTCAGACGGAACATTTCTCATATGAAATTGTTACATGTGGGCATCTGGTATGTCGTGCTTGCTTAGTACAGTTAACTAAGGACGAAATGTGCACATGTAAGGCGAGCTTTCGCACAGTCGATGTGGAGCGTTACCATAAATTGTAA
- the LOC120779274 gene encoding methylated-DNA--protein-cysteine methyltransferase: MLGNKQVILKSFGNKKPVRISYGLVDSQFGDIVLGFLKDANNAICYLHFAESEDKENITNNYELLLQKRWPNALLLEDLNQARILADRIFNKEDMILNVAVSGTPFQEAVWNELLKIPSGQTCTYGDIADRIGKPNAVRAVGTAVGSNEISIVIPCHRVVSKNGDIKYGGGRTRKISLLKFEKEKSLSGN; encoded by the coding sequence ATGCTAGGAAATAAACAAGTTATTCTTAAATCCTTTGGTAATAAGAAACCTGTTAGGATCTCATACGGACTTGTTGATAGTCAATTTGGCGACATCGTATTGGGTTTCCTTAAAGATGCGAATAACGCAATTTGCTATTTACACTTTGCTGAAAGCGAAGACAAGGAgaatataacaaataattatgAGTTGTTACTGCAGAAACGTTGGCCAAATGCTTTGCTCTTAGAAGACTTGAATCAAGCGCGAATTCTGGCTGATagaatatttaataaagaagaTATGATTCTCAATGTTGCGGTGTCTGGTACGCCGTTTCAAGAGGCAGTGTGGAATGAATTGTTAAAAATACCTTCCGGTCAGACATGTACATATGGTGATATCGCAGATAGAATTGGGAAACCGAATGCAGTACGCGCAGTAGGCACAGCTGTTGGCAGTAACGAAATATCTATCGTAATACCTTGTCATCGTGTGGTGTCAAAGAATGGTGATATAAAATATGGAGGTGGGAGAACTCGCAAAATTAGTTTGCTGAagtttgaaaaggaaaaatcaCTAAGTGGAAACTGA
- the LOC120766723 gene encoding LOW QUALITY PROTEIN: RING finger protein nenya-like (The sequence of the model RefSeq protein was modified relative to this genomic sequence to represent the inferred CDS: substituted 1 base at 1 genomic stop codon), which yields MADDLFQVVYFKDKPGNTSXIVIMFMFFCNKCFLPKNVENTNKYYFSNCGHVFCQSCTPTGLCHICKTPYAARTIDANMTKSMAVYFESPVNAFRRFQKIVQFQTMQDALNAHYYVNCLPQQIQAALKKLNGMKRIDAHLNEKLAHETTRIEKLKAYLAYKKRCLQERNQRHQRPARGRSATSTTYSSGRNSRPKTPTISTLSDVTMPSADCTKSTNLSNQSDSFLDHVRNDFTI from the coding sequence ATGGCAGACGATTTATTCCAGGTAGTTTATTTCAAAGACAAACCGGGAAATACATCATAAATTGTCAtcatgtttatgtttttttgcaataaatgttttttgccAAAGAATGtggaaaatacaaacaaatactatTTTTCAAATTGCGGTCACGTCTTTTGTCAGTCTTGCACGCCAACGGGGCTATGTCACATATGCAAGACACCCTACGCAGCCAGGACAATTGACGCCAATATGACCAAATCTATGGCGGTATATTTTGAGTCGCCCGTAAATGcatttcgtcgatttcaaaaaatcgttcaATTTCAAACCATGCAGGATGCGCTAAACGCACATTACTACGTCAATTGCTTACCACAGCAGATCCAAGCTGCGCTAAAGAAACTTAATGGTATGAAGCGTATCGATGCACATTTGAATGAGAAATTAGCACATGAAACCACACGTATTGAGAAACTGAAAGCTTATTTAGCTTATAAAAAGCGATGTTTACAAGAGCGCAACCAAAGACATCAACGTCCGGCACGCGGCCGCTCCGCAACATCGACCACATACAGCAGTGGTCGTAATTCACGCCCTAAGACACCAACCATAAGCACCCTATCGGACGTAACAATGCCCAGCGCCGATTGCACCAAAAGTACAAATTTAAGCAACCAAAGTGACTCATTCTTAGATCATGTGCGGAATGATTTTAccatataa
- the LOC120766696 gene encoding sphingomyelin phosphodiesterase 1: MRFLLTFTGFLALGSALNLTGVPLSFTEDDAVLSLISDEIAFKFAKELKGYVKTGVESEVFQQISKQLAAKHSQKDIFTRNIADLGAADQFLVCTTCRATVSVLGDMFRDPDGELNGPNADEVAKKVMLDVCKRLNLQTEEVCAGLFDLNWPTLNYIIQNTVAETRSLCGILPISFCQVKQNEFNFTLTIDGNSAGVDGPKSNIPAKSDADLKIVQLTDIHYDPEYEPGSLADCPEPMCCQRSSAAATIESSKQAGYWGDYRDCDTPLHLIENTFEHIRETHEHIDYIYHTGDIVPHIYWATTKDGNKDVLTKINELIGEKFDGIPVYPNVGNHESHPSNVFGAVDAPDEFNVKWLYEHLWSIWSRWLPTDAEQTVLKGGYYTASPKQGFRIISINSNECYLYNWWVYLNGSIVVEQLQWLHDTLLAAEKAGEYVHILTHIPSGDADCWTVWAREFNRIIERFNHIIGGIFSGHTHVDELNVHYTEKGHAVGVSWNGGSLTTYSNKNPNYVVYEVEPESLQVVDYETWIFDLEKANTQGSSAKPEWFKEYSITEFTSDLSPAGLDTLLDQLAENPELLEKFWQYKHTSANPRIDDGCDNKCLSKTLCRMAVTVFDQKTRCNELKAKLESNLPAVTTESPTTTSSPTTASSPGTPTTQAPTTTEKPEGGTAASISGLQLRTMAAILLVARLLY, encoded by the exons ATGCGATTTCTGTTAACATTTACAGGATTTTTGGCTCTTGGGAGTGCCTTAAATTTGACAGGTGTGCCATTAAGTTTTACCGAAGACGATGCAGTGCTTTCATTGATATCAG ATGAAATCGCCTTCAAATTCGCCAAAGAGCTTAAAGGTTACGTGAAAACTGGCGTCGAGTCGGAGGTGTTTCAACAGATCTCCAAGCAATTGGCCGCCAAACATTCACAGAAAGATATTTTCACACGTAATATCGCTGACTTGGGTGCCGCCGATCAATTTCTGGTTTGCACGACTTGTCGCGCCACAGTATCGGTGTTGGGCGATATGTTTCGTGATCCCGACGGTGAGTTAAATGGACCAAATGCAGATGAGGTAGCGAAGAAAGTAATGCTGGATGTTTGCAAACGCCTAAATTTACAAACTGAAGAAGTCTGTGCTGGATTATTCGACTTGAATTGGCCCACCTTGAATTATATCATACAGAATACTGTGGCTGAGACCCGCAGCTTATGTGGCATATTGCCAATCAGTTTTTGTCAAGTGAAACAGAATGAATTCAATTTCACACTAACGATCGATGGGAATTCTGCTGGCGTTGATGGTCCGAAAAGCAATATACCCGCTAAGAGTGATGCAGATTTGAAAATAGTGCAGTTGACCGATATACATTATGATCCTGAATATGAACCTGGTTCTTTAGCTGATTGTCCAGAGCCGATGTGCTGTCAACGTAGCTCAGCAGCCGCTACGATTGAAAGTAGTAAACAGGCTGGTTACTGGGGTGACTATCGTGATTGCGATACACCTCTACATCTCATCGAGAATACATTCGAACACATTCGGGAGACCCACGAGCATATAGATTATATTTATCATACCGGCGATATTGTGCCGCATATATATTGGGCCACAACGAAGGATGGAAATAAGGATGTACTaacgaaaataaatgaattgatTGGGGAAAAGTTCGATGGTATACCCGTATATCCGAATGTAGGCAACCACGAATCGCATCCTTCGAATGT GTTTGGCGCCGTCGACGCTCCTGACGAATTTAATGTCAAGTGGCTTTACGAACATCTCTGGTCGATTTGGTCTCGTTGGTTGCCGACTGATGCCGAACAGACTGTGCTCAAAGGCGGTTATTATACCGCTTCGCCCAAACAAGGCTTCCGTATAATCTCAATAAACAGCAACGAATGTTATCTCTATAACTGGTGGGTCTATCTCAACGGTAGCATTGTGGTTGAGCAACTGCAATGGTTGCACGATACTTTGCTCGCTGCCGAGAAGGCTGGTGAATATGTGCACATATTGACCCATATACCATCCGGTGATGCGGACTGTTGGACCGTGTGGGCGCGTGAATTCAATCGCATTATAGAACGTTTCAACCACATAATTGGTGGTATCTTCTCTGGACACACGCATGTGGATGAGTTGAATGTGCATTATACGGAGAAGGGTCATGCTGTGGGTGTATCATGGAATGGCGGCAGTTTAACGACTTACTCTAACAAGAATCCAAACTATGTGGTATATGAGGTCGAACCAGAGAGTCTG CAAGTTGTTGATTATGAAACATGGATTTTCGACTTGGAGAAAGCAAACACACAAGGATCGAGCGCCAAGCCTGAGTGGTTTAAGGAATACAGCATCACTGAATTCACAAGTGATCTTAGTCCAGCCGGCTTAGATACGCTTTTGGATCAATTAGCTGAAAACCCAGAACTCTTAGAAAAG TTTTGGCAATACAAACACACCTCGGCTAATCCACGTATAGATGATGGTTGCGATAATAAATGCTTGTCTAAAACGCTATGTCGGATGGCAGTAACTGTTTTTGATCAGAAGACGCGCTGCAATGAATTGAAAGCGAAATTGGAAAGCAAT ctACCTGCGGTGACCACTGAAAGCCCAACAACTACATCAAGCCCAACAACTGCATCAAGCCCTGGAACCCCAACAACACAGGCCCCAACTACCACAGAAAAACCCGAGGGCGGTACAGCGGCTTCAATTTCTGGTCTGCAACTAAGAACGATGGCAGCAATTCTGCTTGTTGCTCGATTACTTTATTAA
- the LOC120778819 gene encoding sphingomyelin phosphodiesterase-like has product MWRFLPVAFLAVSAAVLIPGVPQDFAANDIVLSAISDEIAQKLSEEYISYYRTGVESAALRQISAQLAKAHTKKDLFTKELDQLSLADQFVACTTCRATANVIARTFREEDGPEADQKLKAIALDACLRLELQTAEVCENLIDFNLDSVIYIVKNTKIDSRTFCSLFMQFNFCNVQNVDYNWTLTIDGSGAPVTAPKSDIPAKSGDELKVLQLTDIHYDPLYVPGALAACDEPQCCQRHADTTTGEEAAGYWGDYRDCDAPWHMIDDALNHIKSTHTQLDYIYQTGDVVDHMVWGTSVAKNNDSLWKFNNRLAEVFPGVPVYPCIGNHEPHPLNLFSPNDVPENINTLWLYEQLYEQWSTWLPADTKETILKGGYYTVSPKAGFRVIALNNNDCYTANYWLYYDGTNKIPQLQWLHDTLLAAEKAGEYVHILAHIPSGDGSCWSVWAREFSRLVERFRNTISGIFNGHSHNDEMLMYYSEKGHAVSIAWNGGALTTYSNKNPNYRLYHVEEKSMQVVDHETWIFNLTEANAIGDSQTPKWFKEYDFSTEFTANLSPAGINILLDEMVENPNVLRKYWTYKMTTADPKMKEGCDKSCLLSTICRIAVHVSTERARCEELQAKLTIALDNETTTPSTTTTAATSTPSTVAPTTEETTTESPGGGGAASSGSSIVSLALAAILAIMQHV; this is encoded by the exons ATGTGGCGATTTTTACCAGTAGCTTTCCTGGCTGTTAGTGCGGCTGTGCTTATACCCGGAGTACCACAGGATTTTGCCGCTAACGATATTGTGCTCTCTGCCATTTCGG atgaGATTGCACAAAAATTATCGGAAGAATACATAAGCTACTACAGAACAGGTGTTGAATCCGCAGCGCTACGGCAAATCAGCGCACAACTGGCAAAGGCGCACACTAAGAAGGACCTTTTCACCAAAGAACTGGATCAATTGTCTTTAGCTGATCAATTTGTTGCTTGCACCACTTGTCGCGCAACAGCTAATGTTATCGCGCGTACGTTTCGAGAGGAAGATGGTCCGGAGGCCGATCAGAAATTGAAAGCCATTGCTTTGGACGCCTGTCTTAGGCTGGAATTGCAAACTGCAGAAGTGTGTGAAAACCTAATTGATTTTAATCTCGACAGCGTTATCTACATAGTCAAGAATACGAAGATCGATTCGCGTACATTCTGTTCGTTATTCATGCAATTCAATTTCTGTAATGTGCAAAATGTCGATTACAATTGGACGCTCACAATTGATGGCAGTGGCGCGCCTGTTACGGCACCAAAATCGGATATACCCGCCAAGAGCGGAGATGAATTGAAAGTTTTGCAATTAACAGACATTCACTATGATCCGCTGTATGTACCTGGTGCTTTGGCTGCATGTGACGAACCACAGTGCTGTCAGCGTCATGCCGATACTACAACGGGTGAAGAGGCGGCGGGTTATTGGGGCGATTATCGTGATTGCGATGCACCGTGGCATATGATTGACGACGCTTTGAATCATATCAAGAGTACACACACTCAACTCGATTACATTTATCAAACCGGCGATGTTGTGGATCATATGGTTTGGGGTACTTCTGTTGCGAAAAATAATGATAGTTTGTGGAAATTTAACAATCGCCTAGCTGAGGTTTTCCCCGGTGTACCAGTATATCCCTGTATTGGCAACCATGAACCACATCCATTAAATCT TTTCAGCCCAAATGATGTGCCGGAGAATATCAATACTCTTTGGCTCTATGAACAATTATATGAACAATGGTCGACCTGGTTGCCAGCCGATACAAAGGAAACCATTCTGAAGGGTGGTTACTATACAGTGTCACCAAAAGCCGGTTTCCGTGTGATCGCATTGAATAACAACGATTGTTACACCGCAAACTATTGGTTATATTACGACGGCACGAATAAGATTCCACAATTGCAGTGGCTTCATGATACCTTGTTGGCCGCTGAAAAGGCAGGCGAATATGTGCATATACTGGCGCACATTCCCTCCGGTGACGGTAGTTGTTGGTCGGTATGGGCGCGTGAATTTAGCAGATTGGTTGAACGCTTCAGGAACACAATTAGTGGCATCTTCAATGGACATTCGCACAACGATGAAATGCTTATGTATTACTCGGAGAAAGGTCACGCGGTTTCCATTGCTTGGAATGGTGGCGCACTAACAACATATTCGAACAAAAATCCAAATTATCGGCTGTACCATGTGGAAGAGAAGAGCATG CAAGTTGTAGATCACGAAACATGGATCTTCAATTTAACAGAAGCTAACGCTATTGGTGACAGTCAAACCCCAAAATGGTTCAAAGAATACGATTTTTCGACTGAGTTTACCGCAAACTTAAGTCCAGCTGGCATCAATATTTTGCTTGATGAAATGGTTGAGAACCCGAACGTTCTTAGAAAG TATTGGACTTATAAAATGACAACTGCTGATCCGAAAATGAAAGAGGGTTGCGATAAGTCTTGTCTGCTTAGCACGATTTGTCGCATCGCGGTACATGTGAGTACTGAAAGAGCGCGTTGTGAAGAGCTGCAAGCCAAACTGACTATTGCT TTGGACAATGAAACCACTACTCCAAGCACCACCACTACAGCGGCTACCTCAACGCCTTCAACCGTTGCACCGACAACTGAAGAAACTACTACCGAAAGTCCTGGTGGTGGCGGTGCGGCTTCCTCAGGCAGCTCAATAGTTAGTCTTGCACTGGCAGCAATACTGGCCATCATGCAGCATGTTTGA